In Etheostoma cragini isolate CJK2018 chromosome 15, CSU_Ecrag_1.0, whole genome shotgun sequence, the DNA window aaattgaataagacaccccaaaatgaatgagagtagagatttgtacttaccaaagagtgttgtgtgtaatacatcatgttatttggggtagtTAAAAACAACGTTGACacacaactttgtgtttttctggcttgaaatttcaacaattttttctacacttttctcaacgtttttgtcatttgtattccaattttttgacattttttggcattttttcaatgttttagtcaactttttttgtcgctttttccaatgtttttgatggtttttctgtccctttttcagcttttaaaaaaaactctgcttttgttgattttttttttttcctgcgttTTTGTAGGTTTTTCCACATTTGTGAACCAAACGTTCTTTGGTCAGTTCTCATATAGGACGTTGTGACatttgactcgaggacaacCTTTTCTGTTGGAGTAATGACTGCTTCACAAAAGTTTGCAGAGAAGATATGAGACAGTACATGGTGAATATGCTGTTTAGATAAACTGTATGAATATGTTGACCTGTAAGCAAGCTAACTAACTAGCAGCTAACAACTCTTCAACTCTTCCAACAATCCCAATGTCAAGGGGGAGAAATGGCCCTCTACATATAAACTAGAAAGAAGCTAGGGGAGCTATTGGGACTGACTATTACTATGTTCTTCACCAGCAATACTATACCTAAGTAGTAACTTGAATTGAAAATTAGGCAATTAAAACACTTTGTCTTGGTTGAATATTTCAAAATACCCTGACACGTTAGCTGTGACATTATCTGCAGTACTAAAGCATATACAGTGGTTTACCTTTTTGAATAAAGTTTAAGTTTTCAAGTTCAGTCTGCaataacatttataataataatagaacaCTAGAATATTAAGAGACATGCCATATTTGGCATTTGCCAAATGATGACGTGCCTTCTTAATGAGGGAGTCTGAAATATGGATGCCTAAGAATTTAAACGTGTTGACAATTTCAACTGGAGATTTGTTAACatagacaggtgtgtgtgtgagtttgttctTCCTAAAATCTACAATAACCTCCTTAGTTTTCTCCACATTGAGGGACAGATTATTTCTGCGGCACCACATGATCAAGTTACTCACCTAATCCCTGTAGGCAGTTTCATTATTGCTGTCAATGAGTCCTAGATCCCAGTAGTATCATCTGCAAATTTCACAATACTATTAGGCAAAGTCCATATCTTGTAATGTGATCAACATCTggtaaaatgttaaatacacCCTGAATCAGCAACATTCATTGGCCGTGTATATAGGTTCAACTTGTTGTTGAACTGGGGACGCGGTAGATCTTTATACATATGATTGTTTAGTGAAAAGGAATGAAATGTAGTCTGGTTAGGTTGAAATCAGCAGCATCAGTAACTATCTACACACTCTCTACACTACACACTAGAAGACAAACACACTGCATGCCTAGAATCCAACCACATCAAACAGCTAACCTGCATGTGTTGTTACCAACAAAGCCCAGTAGGGGGCGGCATTGTTCTACCCAGAAACCTCCTATTCAACAGATTTAAATTGTTCAATTAGCCTACATGCATAGAAACTGCGGACTGTCTCTTTGATACCACTTACCAATACCAGTTTTGATTCTGGGTGAAATGAATGTGAACATGTTGATATTGTATTCTTTTCCAGTGCTAAGGTGATCAGCTTGGCTCCAAAACATGGCATAGGCCTATGTATGggcttagatttttttttgtagattaatagttttataaataaagtttgtcTACATTTAAAAGCAATGATTTTATCTTGTGACAGTAATTGTATTTTTGACGTACAGTACATCCATGCCAAGTATAACAGCTGTCAGTAATAGAAAAGATTTCAAAAGAAGCATCACCCCTGTCTGCGAGATGCTGTGGTCACTTCAAACCATAAGGGGGAGTCCCCACTCCATCTAAAAACCTGTCAACATTCCTCAAGACAGTTTAGACGTGGATGTTGTTCTGCTTTTCACAAGTTTAACCCACGACTTTACTGACCCTCCTTTAAACGGTCACCTGCACAAGGTTCCTACCCTCAAATATCCCCATACTACATCGCTCTTTTTACATTAAGGATGTACGTTCAACAGGCACGCCAAAATTCATGGAAAGGCCCATAATTAAACTGACAGCTAGGAATGTTGAGATTTAAATTAACGTCAGGTAGCTTTTCATGTAATCTCTTGCGCTAACGGCCGAAGCGCGTGCTATTAGTGTTTTCAAAGGCAACCGTTGATAACGGCTGGGTTTTCAAAACCTCCTCAGCGTCAAGAAACACTAACGAGTCTTTTCtactagctaactagctaacaaCGTTATGTGGACAAAAGAAATAGCCGACGGGCGTCTTTAATTGTATCTGTGATTGAGTTTTGGTGAAAGGCAAACAAAATGATATTGCAAAGTTAACAAGAGGTAATGTATAAGCTAATGGCAAACTGACTGAGATTGTTTTCTAacggttagctagctaatgttagctagctaactaacgcTAGTTATCACAATGTCAACGCTAGCATCGGGTTTATTAATTGATGTTAGCTAGTTAACACTAACATTACGTTAATAACCAAAATAACCAACTTTTGGAAAAAAGTAACTTACATtggcttttacttttattcaacttagctagctaagttaccTCAGGAGAACGTTAACTAGCTAACTACGTTTCAGTACAAATATGCTATCGCAACGGTACATGACCGCTAGCTGAACGTTAACCACCCGTTAAATGTAACGTAAATCCCATCAACTttcattatataatataatataatataatgataatatcAGCTGAAAAACTGCAATTTTTTAGTGACAAAATACACATATGTAGTTATTATCTTAATGATATTTCCACCTCTTTGGGGCTCAGAATCACCGTGTGCATTTGCCAAAATTGTGAACTAAACGTAATTACAGGCAAAACGTTCATGAGGCTCCAGAACTAACCTAGCTggttaattgtttttgttttgtttatttttttttacatctaacAGGAGAACTGAGTTTTTCAACAGCGAAGGTGGTGACATTGCCAGAGCTCTTTATGATGGATGCAAATGATTCAAATGCAAACAAGCATGAATCTCAGGTAACGTTAAATTAATTACACACCTTTTAGGGTGCTGGTTTACAGATTATAAGTAAACAAATTCATTTAACTCTAGGTAAAGCTTTTTTACGTGTGCAAGGACTAACACTACCATTTGCAACCCTTGTTTTCCTTAGGCCAAATACAATCAGGCAAGAGAAGAACGAAAGATGCTCCTCACCACTGCACACAACTACATGATTGACATCCTGGCTGACAGGCTGTCCTTAGAGCCAACAGCAGTAGAGGAATTTATATTAGATTCTTCATCTGTAAGTTTTTCCTCATAAGTTTTGACAATCAATGTGCAAAAGAAATTGGGTCCCAATGGTTTTGGACATGGTATTCTTTCATATGGCCACAATCGGGTCTCAAAGTAATAAATGAGAAAGCCAAGACCCcaaattgatataaaaaaatcctttttgcaTCTGGAAAAATGTGTCAGTTGTACCTTCGCATTTTACCTTTATGATGTGAACTTTTTTATTGGCAGGAGCAAgttcacattttttgattttacaaTCAAAAAATGAAAGATTTGTGAAAGAGAAAGCGGGCCCTGATGAGAGAGAAATTATGGTGTGTTGTCACACAGATGACGAGCAATGTATAAATGGTCATTATAGGTTATGGATTTGGAAGTTATCATCCCTTAAATTATATATAAGTCTGTAAATTGTGTGCAAGGTTGACATTGCAAGCAAGTAAATGCACTGTTTTTTGGTTGACTTCCTATACTTGGGTTGATCTGCATTCTTACTTAAGTTGACCTGAACTCTAGTGCACTTGGAAGGGAACCCAGACCCTCGCTTTCAAGTGGACCATATTTTGGTTGTTATTCCACAAGAGACTTTGGATTGCTCTCACACCACCTCAAACACACCTGACTATCCGACAAAGCTCTTTAGGGTTTGGTTCTAATGGACCAAACTGCTCAGTTGTGATATAAAAGCAACCTTACACATGGTGTGCATAAAAATGTGCACTCTGTATTTCTGGTGTCAATCCATGACATACTTTAGCAGTAATGTTGTGGCATGCTTCACTCTTGAAGTTagggaaaatgttttcattttcataaatgtttcTATCCAAGATGACAGGaacattgtatttttgattGAATGTCTTTCATGCAAATGTTACTTTATTagttctttatttgttttcttgctcaATAGCTGGCTGCTTTTGATAATTTCTTCGCCAAAGGAGGTTGTAAAACCATTTCCTTTGTGTATCAAGAGTGTGAAGTCCCAGGAATAGGTAGGAATACTTGTATTGCATAATTGATTGTATTTGTCCCCATAATGGTGAATATTCAAACTCTAGTGTGTATTCTAGAAAtctatatattctatatctGTTGTACAGgtctattacatttttttatctcatCAAAAACCATATGGGTTTAATTTCAGAATGTGGACGCTCATATCCTGGGACTACCAAAGAGGGAAAAGTATTGAGGCTGTTTTTAGCCGATCNNNNNNNNNNNNNNNNNNNNNNNNNNNNNNNNNNNNNNNNNNNNNNNNNNNNNNNNNNNNNNNNNNNNNNNNNNNNNNNNNNNNNNNNNNNNNNNNNNNNattaaaaataaaaatgtgcctgcctctatggcaatttaacataggggtgtgtatacttatacccTCTCCAAAAGATGTATTTTCCCCTCATTTATTTAAGTTCATCATGGGTGTTTCTTATTCTAGCCACtatatgtcatgcaataaattcaaattaattatttaaaaataggGGAAGCGATGGGCCTATTGATAAGCCTTGTGATTTACGCATTTACAGCGTCTGCTATTTTTTTGacagctttccttcctgtttaaGGAAGCAGCAACTGTATTGCTTTTTGCCTGTAAAACTGTGCCTGTGTTTTTcgtatttatgtagaattatagcatgctgttatttaaaatatgcGGCTCTAGTAGAGGTTTGCTATTGGTCAGGTTGTGTAAACACTGCCTCTTTTAAGTGACTGCCCCTGTTACTGGATTGCGAGACCCTGGGttgatttatattatttatatttatttatatatttgatagTTTTGACCACTGTTGTGAAAGTGCCCcaaccacaaaaaacacatgattgCTTTTGCCACGAGTGTCATTTGGCCCATTTTCTGTGAACGATGTGACGACCGGGGTAATGTTAAGGAAGAATTAGAaagttaacgttagccaacTAACGCTGGCTGGCTTGCTGGTTCTGCCGTGCTTTCATGCTGCATCACTCACAAAGAATGAGCTTAACAGTGAGCTGGGTCTAATGTTAGCGGCCTGCTGACTCACTGccgctgggtctaacgttacacgtccACTGACCGGCTAGGTTTAATGTTAGCCGTCTGCTgattgtgggggaaaaaatggtTTCAATCGATAACATAGACGTAATTAGTTGCACACAACGTGAAGTAACATGGCATTGTAGCAAACCCCCAGCCAGACAATGGTGAAGCGTACTGTTTCCACAAGCCTTTATTTATGTTCAGCCGTCAGCCTTAGTTTGAACACAAATCTACTTTCTCTTTCCGTACACCTTTTCTTCGTGAAACACCATAAGAGCTACAGGACAGATAAATAACATGAAATTAGCTCTTACAAACGTTGCCCAAAAGTCATATTGAGcaaatcaaatacaaaatacCTTGTTCCTTTTCCAGCTAGGTGCTTAATTACCGTCCTTTAGAGCTGTATATGGTTACAGAGCGACATGTGTTTTTCCCTCCTTACTTCCATTCGTGCATCTCACAAACTATTCCCCCTTTTATATACAAGATTTCATTTCTGCTAGGAGGCGCCAAAAATGAAGGACGCATGATATCAAAAAAGGAAACTAGTGTAATAAAGCACTAAAGTGTTTACCTTATTAATACACCTTTCTTAGAGTCAGTTACAAAATTTTATAGTTGTCCAGTCGGGGAAGTAAATTTCTCTCCCACTTGTCCCGGACAAGCAGACAAGCGTTAATGTAGAGCTCTGGTAGTAACAACGTCGGTCTTGTTATGCTATCATCCACTACGTTGTCTCTCACTGTCCCGGTCATCTGTCATTTTCTCCTCACTGTAGACTGCCAGGAGCTCCCGCTCCTCAAGATCTTGCTACATATCTATGTGGTTCAAATAGTAAATCACCTCTAATGTACCTAAAAACAcccttagtttttatttttaaaatgttagttTGTTCCTGAGCTACAGCGACTCGTGACAATGGCGTCATGACTGTGCACCCATTTGCAATTGACGGATAACTTGTCCCGCCCAGTAATTAGGGACCCTGGTTGTGTGCCATTCACATTGAAATTGGCCCATGTCAACGCAGGCTAACTTAACTTAAGAGTCAATGCATTTCTTGGCaatgttaaacattttgcaTGTAGAAACTTTTACTTAGATCATGTATTAAGGTgagtttgttgcattttttaaaatgagttgTTCAGTAGAAGTTTAATAATATAGATATGCTTGGATGTGTGATTTCAGGTCACCATGATGGAAAGCGTGCAGAATGTCATCAATGCCATTCAGATGATTTACAATGTTTCACGGTGCTACAATACCAGTGAAAGGATATCGTTACTGTTCATCAAAGTAAGTGTAATTAGTGTCAGAAAAATAAGTTGTGTTTAGGAAATCTAAGGATccaatttattttgtgaaactTTGCAAATAAAAATTTCAGGTCACAAACCAGATGGTTACTGCGTGCAGATCATATATTTCTGACAATGGCACATGTCTAATATGGGACCAAGATGCTGATACCATTGTCAAGAAAATGCAGGTAATGATGACACCTACCTACATGAATAACATCTGTGGTGTTATTGGTTAGTCTTTAATAGAGCACatgttaacattagcatgcaagtgttttcattcatcttttatttttggcaGGACTGTATCTGCTTATATCAGGAGTATCAGTCTTGCTtccagaaaacaaagacacaaacgaTGGAAAGACCTGGACAGAGGTCCTTTGAGGTTTCAGAGATGCAGATTTTTGGCAAGTTTGAGGCCTTCTGCAAGCAACTCGTAAAGGTGCAGTCCACGctaactttttatatttgaatcccACTACTGCCATAAGAATTGCCAAGTAACAATAAGCATTATCTATTTTAGATTGaacaaataattaaagtgtTCAAGATCTTTGGATCTCTTGGAAAATCAAATATTGAGGGCATTGAGATTCTGGACAGACAATTCCACACTCTATCCATGAATCTGAAAAGGAAGCAGTATGATATGTTGGCTCCAAGGACAGCTGAATTCGAAACAGATTTTTCTAAGTTTATGGCTCAAATCGGCGACCTTGAGGTGTGTATAGTTTCCTTCTGTTTCCAATATGTGGTCTAAATAGGTTAAATTGTCTCCCTCTCTATTATATGTTAAGTGTTGTTTCCAATATAGATgatcattttcaaattttggCTATTATCTACAGAACAAGCTCCAGGCCTTTATGAGTTCATTTTTCTCAAAAATCATCTCATCTCAGCAAGCTCTGTCCTTACTACAGCGGTCAGTATAAAACAGTATAGTAACTAAATATAAAGATTGTACTGTACAATTATGTATTTAAACTGGATGATttgacataatctaaaaaagatttTATCTCTAGTTTTCAGAGGCTGAACATTCCCTGTCTTGACACCGAAATTTCCAAAGTTTTGGGTCTAATTCTTCAACATTATGCCTCAGAAGTAGAGTTTGTGAACAAGGTATGCCATTTTCACGTTTGAGTAGATAACAGAATAAAATGTTAAGTCATCGTCAAATATAGACTGGCGTTTTTGATGAAATGAACAGATCTACTTAATTTTCTCTCCAGGTATATAACGAACAAAGGGAAAACCCCCCATTAGCTAGAAACATGCCTCCTATTGCAGGAAGGATTGGTTGGGTCAGGCACCTCTACCGCAAAATAGAGGAACCCATCTTAATCATAAAAGTAAGCCTACATTTCTCccaccaaaacaaccaaaatactttattattgaTAATATTGATATGTTTTAACATTGATTTAATGTATCTGTTTTGACTAACAGAAGAACTCTGACATGTTGAGCAGCCCCGAGGGACAAGATGTGGTCAAAATGTACAATCGAACTGCAGCTGCGTTTGTCGAGTTTGAATGTCTTTACCACAGAGCGTGGATGACTGAAGTGTCAAAACTAGAATATGGTTGGTTTTCTGTCTCTGACACCCTGACACTCTGACGCCTTAGATAACACACAATGCTCcttgttatatttatataaatttaaaattcTTTCTGCCCAATTCTGCTTCATAACAGTCTTGAATGTTACTCTGCTGGTTCGTCACCCAAAGACTGGAAAATATGTCGTCAACTTTGATCCTAAAGTAACTGAGGTCATTCGGGAGGCTAAGTGTTTCTCAAAGATGGGTCTGGAGGTTCCAAAGCAGGCTATGCGTCTGGTGAAGTTGGAAAGCAAAATAAACGCTAATCACCTCCGACTAAAGGTACATTTCAAAGATTGTCTGTCACAGATGAATAATTAGCTTAATCTAAAATTACTTGtatatcttctttgtttttttcatagacCATTTTGGCAGATTATGAGTCTACTTGTGAGGACATTCCTGCAGACTTTGCTAGCCTGATGgcctcaaaaataaaaaatgtaagtgttttgTAAACAGTACACTTAATGTGGAACGTGTATCTTAAtcataaaatatcaaaacagtGAAGAGTAACACATATCATGTTCTCATAAATGTAAACCTATAGTTCAACTTATATGAGCCACAAGTCAGTTTAAACAAACACCATTTTCTTCAAGTTTTGCTTACTTAGTTGTTCATCAACAAAAGCACTTTCATTCTGTGGGAAAATGTATAAACCGGCAAATATGAAGCAGAGTGAATAAGAGTGGGACTAGGTTAATCAGATTCTATTTTAAtggcttgtttttttaaagagttaacTGTTGCATAAATCACCAATGCTTCCAGAGCTGCTAATGTTTTCAGCTAttatgtttttggtcaaatacAAGGTGGAATCTGCGCTTCGCCAAGGGGCGGTGCTGCTCACCTGGTCATCCTTGCTCTTGGACaagtatttccaaaatgttgacaCTGCTTTGTTTGAGCTCACACATCTTGTAAAGAAGGTAAATGCACTGACCAAAATGTTAGCTATCATATAGATATGAATATTGCTATTGTGAATTTTGCAATGCAAAAAATGACAGCATGGCAACATCCAGTcaacaaaccaaaaatacaatTGCTCAAGGgccatgtttttagtttttagtttttgttttgttttgtttttacagttgcAGGATATCTGTAAGATACACATTGATGATGTCCTTAAAGACATCTCAGAAACTGTGCTGACTGAGCTCCCCGAAAATGAGACGTCTTCAGTGCAGCACCTGATTGACTGCAATGAGGTGTGGATGTATACTTATTCTGAGCCCTTTTCAGCTTCCAATTTATGACACAAAGTAAAATTGAAGTGCTGTTTTTTCCATTGATTAAGTTCTTAAAGTGTCTataatcaatctttttttataatgtatgaAATTTTGAAAGCTGACCATGTGAAATGGCTTTCTAGTGATGAACCTACAGAGATTCATCATCACCCaaatctgcagctcccctctGCTTTACGGAGCATGCTACAGATTTTCAAGGCATTATTTAGCTGTTCCCCAAGCAACATTACTGTTTTGTTCAATCTCATAATTTTTTTCAGCTGAAATAACACCccataaataattaaaggatgtgtaaataagcagcTGTTTGTCttaaagaaattatgaatcatGGCTTGTTCACTAATCCactcaatatttaaatttttttttagaatcaaAGTAAGGAGTGGGCGAACACATTGGACAACAAATGTAGTCGTGTTAGAGAAGCCGTGCAGGAGCTGGCTTATGTGTTCAGTGCCATTTATGAATCAAAAGGCACCAAGAAGACAGTTGAGGAACCAGTTTCAGGTGCTTTTAAGTCCCAGTTTTAAGTCTTGCACACAAGtggaaataatatttaaaaaaaacctacTCACccaaaattgaaatattttagaaGTATGTGCTTTTTTTCCCACCCTTGGAACATTTTAGTACGGAGGACTGTGACTTTCTCAGGAGAGCGCCCGAAGACCCTTAATGAGGATGAGGGAAAGAATTTAGAAGGTCCTTATAAAGACAAAGCAATTAGATTTGAGAAGGTATGTATTGCTTACCAACACCGAAACATGGctcttatatacagtatatcaacacatatgtaaatattttaatttcaggAGTTTAAGAAGCTTTATGAATACTTCAGTGCAAGGGTATTAGATGCACTAGTCAAAGCAACCAAGCTATCTCTGGAGACCCTGAAAAGGAGACTTTCTGGCACTATGTAAGTATGTCTGTGTTATTCACTATGCAAAAAAAGGCCAATATCTAAGAGAAGCTATATGATCTCTTACAGCTCAACATCAATAAATGGGAATTTTAGTACCTACCAGAAGTCAAAGTCTGAAACTAAGATGGTCTCGCTTATAAAAGGTGAAATCCAGCTGGTTATACCCAATGTGGTGAGTATCTGCTACTCAGTTTTGACTGATTCCCCTGAACACTAGTTACCTTAGGGGAGATGGATAATCTAGAATTCCTTGCCAGTATTGTTAAacggaaaatgtttttttctggctGGTATTTGTCATCAGGTAATCATTCCCACTGAAGATGAGGTCCAACAGGCCATAAATCGACTAATAGACTTGGTGTTGGAAATTAGCAAGGGCATTTCATGGCAGTGGGAGTACagtcaaaatgaaacaaagaccAAAAGTAAGTCATTATCAACATGCacatgaattttaaaaaacaaaagactttgcTGTACGCGTCCACATGGGATGTTTTTTGACGGAAGGGATTGCCCCGTTTCCTAGGATTGGAGGCTTGATCTGCTTGCCAATAGCAGTTATAAATTTGTCTTCAATGACAATTGACAAGCAAAGAAATCAGGCTACAACTGCATTTGGTCCTTTATTTCTAAACAGGATAaacttattttacaaaaatagtccaccaaaatgtgtttctgaaaaaagtgaaaagcaaTGCAGTTActaaatctgtctttattttagaTTGACAACGATCACTTTAAAGGGAACCTGTTACGTTTTcctgtattttctgtcatatctataatattacaatgttggattttcatgttaaacatggcCAAAGCTTTATATAATGAGGTAAACCTATATCAATATCAATCTAAGTTGTGTACCGCTCTTAAGAACTCTCTTTTTGTCGTGTGAAAATGATTAGACTTACTTAACAATTTTTGTGTATTTCCCTGCTTTCGTTGATCTCATAGGCGGAGAAAAAGAGAATTTCTATCACAAAGTTGTTGAACACAAGGACATCAAAAAAGCTCTGGTCATTCTTAAGTGTGAGGTCAGCTCCCAGAGAGGACAAGCAACTGATGTCGTGAAGCAGTTTGATCCTTTCAGAATGATCTGGGATGGGGACAGGAACCTCAAAGTCAAGGTTTGTTTTCTTGAGAATAAACcatgattttgttttgacttttgagagaatatacactac includes these proteins:
- the LOC117958196 gene encoding dynein heavy chain 8, axonemal-like; this translates as MMDANDSNANKHESQAKYNQAREERKMLLTTAHNYMIDILADRLSLEPTAVEEFILDSSSLAAFDNFFAKGGCKTISFVYQECEVPGIECGRSYPGTTKEGKVLRLFLA